One segment of Tetrapisispora phaffii CBS 4417 chromosome 1, complete genome DNA contains the following:
- the NOP19 gene encoding Nop19p (similar to Saccharomyces cerevisiae YGR251W; ancestral locus Anc_5.68) — translation MSRAKEIQEKLDLQAKLQVSFSKTNEKVLEWLNPGKGEEEDDKIEKDGNELIDSRKAFFNLPLVQTGSGINFSTATNFESKPEDIYTIGDFINTEKKINTLAKQKSRSQRDSSGRGSIYRVAKDDTKAMVTLKRKMRQGNRNNRYENKNEPHNLKGNKNGYKAENKPQDQYCDNADDASDYSSDEEKMVAERSKKKSLNLLF, via the coding sequence ATGTCGAGAGCAAAGGAAATTCAAGAAAAGCTAGACTTGCAGGCTAAATTACAGGTTTCTTTTAGTAAGACAAATGAAAAGGTTTTAGAATGGTTAAACCCTGGTAAGggtgaagaagaagatgataaGATAGAGAAAGATGGAAATGAATTGATTGACAGTAGAAAGGCATTTTTCAACTTACCTTTGGTGCAAACTGGCTCTGGAATAAATTTCTCAACAGCAACAAACTTTGAATCAAAACCAGaggatatatatacaattggtgattttataaatacCGAAAAGAAGATAAACACACTTGCTAAACAAAAGTCCCGTTCTCAACGAGATTCTTCAGGAAGAGGTAGCATTTACAGAGTTGCAAAAGATGATACAAAGGCCATGGTTACATTAAAACGTAAAATGAGGCAAGGAAACAGAAACAATAGGTATgagaataaaaatgaacCTCATAATCTAAAAGGTAATAAGAATGGTTATAAAGCAGAAAATAAGCCACAAGATCAGTATTGTGATAATGCAGATGATGCCAGTGACTACAGTtcagatgaagaaaaaatggTAGCTGAAAGAtctaaaaagaaatcattAAACCTGTTATTCTAG